A genome region from Gambusia affinis linkage group LG24, SWU_Gaff_1.0, whole genome shotgun sequence includes the following:
- the ptger2a gene encoding prostaglandin E receptor 2a (subtype EP2) yields MEKNKYTICHSEDDIEHDESPKISAIMFGLGVFGNVAALVILEIRRRRDSRADDRRHRGLFHIFINFLVFTDLTGTCLTSPVVQIAYAWNKTLVGLAPTCINAINNFSGAVDSCTSSASNNCSSSVCKYFGSSMTFFSLATISLLFITALDKCFAIGHPYLYNRVVTKKWAYITISVMFLVCFLFCLLPFVKFGAYVQYCPGTWCFIDMNPCDIKHRIYANLYATIMLVLVLSIVACNGFVGCQLFRMYRRRNRQGSVMKSMRSSSERRVFVAHEVEHLIPLVFMTIIFIICTLPMVIRVFYNSIRTEEEYHEHDLLALRFLSINSIIDPWVFILLSPSVLHFFCLSVCKSRLGKFRGSVSETTLAKDNRHAPVELSRTTMWTGCPPVEETV; encoded by the exons atggaaaaaaacaaatataccaTATGCCACTCCGAAGACGATATAGAGCATGACGAATCCCCAAAGATCAGCGCCATCATGTTTGGCTTGGGAGTCTTTGGGAACGTTGCTGCCTTGGTGATCCTGGAAATCCGTCGGCGAAGGGACTCGAGGGCCGATGACAGGCGGCACAGAGGATTGTTCCACATCTTCATCAATTTCCTGGTGTTCACAGACCTGACTGGAACCTGCCTGACCAGCCCCGTAGTTCAGATTGCCTATGCATGGAACAAGACCTTGGTTGGGTTGGCTCCGACGTGCATCAATGCTATAAACAATTTCAGCGGTGCTGTTGACAGCTGCACTAGCAGTGCTAGTAACAACTGCTCTAGCAGTGTGTGTAAGTACTTTGGCAGCAGCATGACCTTCTTCAGCCTGGCCACCATATCGCTCCTCTTCATTACAGCCCTGGACAAATGCTTTGCAATAGGACACCCCTACCTGTACAACCGGGTTGTCACCAAGAAATGGGCTTATATCACAATCTCTGTTATGTTTCTTGTATGTTTCCTATTCTGTTTGCTTCCCTTTGTGAAATTTGGTGCATATGTGCAATACTGCCCTGGCACATGGTGCTTCATTGACATGAACCCCTGCGACATTAAGCACCGGATCTATGCTAACTTATATGCCACTATTATGCTGGTGTTGGTGCTGTCGATTGTGGCCTGCAACGGTTTCGTGGGGTGCCAGCTGTTCCGGATGTACCGCCGTCGCAACAGGCAAGGCTCGGTGATGAAGAGCATGAGATCCAGCAGCGAGCGCAGGGTGTTCGTGGCTCATGAAGTGGAGCACCTCATCCCACTGGTCTTCATGActatcatcttcatcatctgcACATTGCCCATGGTG ATCCGAGTGTTCTACAACTCTATCAGAACCGAGGAGGAGTACCATGAACATGACTTGCTGGCCCTCCGGTTCCTCTCCATCAACTCCATCATCGATCCGTGGGTCTTCATCCTGCTCTCCCCTAGCGTGTTGCACTTCTTCTGTTTGTCGGTCTGCAAGTCCCGGCTGGGGAAATTCAGAGGCTCTGTGAGCGAGACGACGCTGGCCAAAGACAACCGCCACGCTCCTGTGGAACTGTCTCGCACGACAATGTGGACCGGTTGTCCTCCCGTGGAGGAAACCGTTTGA